One region of Octopus sinensis linkage group LG30, ASM634580v1, whole genome shotgun sequence genomic DNA includes:
- the LOC115226460 gene encoding zinc finger protein 22-like, with protein MQNETEKSSYHCGICQKSFSLESNLIKHKCIKRGEKTYPCDICGKSFTANHKLTRHIRTHTGQKPYPCDVCSRSFSENGILATHRCIHPGENLCKCDICGKSFTDTRNLTRHIQLVKVRQPN; from the exons ATGCAAAACGAAACTGAAAAATCCTCATACCATTGTGGTATCTGTCAAAAATCTTTTTCTCTGGAAAGTAACCTCATCAAACACAAATGTATTAAGAGAGGTGAGAAAACATATccctgtgacatctgtggtaaatcattcactgctAATCACAAGTTAACGAGACACATCCGTACTCATACAGGACAAAAACCATATCCTTGCGATGTCTGTAGCAGATCATTCTCAGA gaaTGGTATATTAGCTACACACAGATGTATTCATCCAGGAGAGAATCTTTgtaaatgtgatatctgtggtaaatctttcaccGATACTCGCAACTTAACCAGACACatcc aaTTGGTTAAAGTCCGACAACCCAACTAA
- the LOC115226318 gene encoding oocyte zinc finger protein XlCOF19-like isoform X1: MEDVNYLDTSNTTVFNNGDTLTEADGDEKPLLSETFTKQKSSARNIAKFRCEICRKIFTSEYEVLTHKEIHNKEKPFHCEVCGKSFVYNSDFTRHKRIHTSERPYLCEICGKSFTQNSHLLNHIRSHTGEKLFPCEICGKYLVSNSSLTKHMRIHTGEKPYHCEICAKSFSDNANLVVHVRIHTGEKPFHCEMCGKSFTTNSKLTVHKRCHTGEKQFHCEICGKSFIQNSKLTIHKRTHSGEKLFHCEICLKSFSSNSILTKHKSLHSGEKRFHCETCGKYFAQKSFIIHNCSQVGKKPLT; this comes from the exons atggaGGACGTTAATTACTTGGACACTTCTAATACAACTGTTTTTAACAATGGAGATACATTAACAGAG GCAGACGGTGATGAGAAGCCTTTACTTAGTGAAACATTTACTAAACAGAAATCATCTGCCAGAAATATTGCTAAATTTCGCTGTGAGATTTGTAGGAAAATTTTCACTTCAGAATATGAAGTTCTAACACACAAGGAGATTCACAACAAGGAAAAACCATTCCACTGTGAAGTGTGCGGCAAGTCTTTCGTCTATAACAGTGACTTCACAAGACATAAACGGATTCACACGAGTGAAAGGCCCTATCTTTGTGAAATCTGCGGGAAATCCTTCACGCAAAATTCTCACCTTCTTAACCATATACGTAGTCACACGGGAGAGAAACTGTTCCCTTGTGAAATATGCGGGAAGTATTTAGTGTCTAACAGTAGTTTAACGAAACACATGAGAATCCATACcggggaaaagccatatcattgtgaaatctgtgccAAGTCCTTCTCTGATAACGCTAACCTTGTGGTCCACGTCAGAATCCACACGGGCGAAAAACCGTTTCACTGTGAAATGTGCGGTAAATCTTTTACGACCAATTCCAAACTTACGGTGCATAAACGTTGTCATACCGGGGAGAAACAGTTCCACTGTGAGATATGCGGGAAGTCTTTTATCCAGAATTCTAAACTGACAATCCATAAACGGACCCACTCTGGTGAAAAGTtgtttcactgtgaaatctgtttGAAATCTTTTTCTTCTAACAGCATCTTAACGAAACATAAGAGTTTACACTCTGGAGAAAAACGCTTCCACTGTGAAACGTgtggcaaatattttgctcagaaatcttttattattcacaattgtAGTCAGGTTGGGAAAAAACCCCTAACGTGA
- the LOC115226318 gene encoding oocyte zinc finger protein XlCOF19-like isoform X2 produces the protein MEDINYLDTSNTTVFNNGDTLTEADGDEKPLLSETFTKQKSSARNIAKFRCEICRKIFTSEYEVLTHKEIHNKEKPFHCEVCGKSFVYNSDFTRHKRIHTSERPYLCEICGKSFTQNSHLLNHIRSHTGEKLFPCEICGKYLVSNSSLTKHMRIHTGEKPYHCEICAKSFSDNANLVVHVRIHTGEKPFHCEMCGKSFTTNSKLTVHKRCHTGEKQFHCEICGKSFIQNSKLTIHKRTHSGEKLFHCEICLKSFSSNSILTKHKSLHSGEKRFHCETCGKYFAQKSFIIHNCSQVGKKPLT, from the exons atggaGGACATTAATTACTTGGACACTTCTAATACAACTGTTTTTAACAATGGAGATACATTAACAGAG GCAGACGGTGATGAGAAGCCTTTACTTAGTGAAACATTTACTAAACAGAAATCATCTGCCAGAAATATTGCTAAATTTCGCTGTGAGATTTGTAGGAAAATTTTCACTTCAGAATATGAAGTTCTAACACACAAGGAGATTCACAACAAGGAAAAACCATTCCACTGTGAAGTGTGCGGCAAGTCTTTCGTCTATAACAGTGACTTCACAAGACATAAACGGATTCACACGAGTGAAAGGCCCTATCTTTGTGAAATCTGCGGGAAATCCTTCACGCAAAATTCTCACCTTCTTAACCATATACGTAGTCACACGGGAGAGAAACTGTTCCCTTGTGAAATATGCGGGAAGTATTTAGTGTCTAACAGTAGTTTAACGAAACACATGAGAATCCATACcggggaaaagccatatcattgtgaaatctgtgccAAGTCCTTCTCTGATAACGCTAACCTTGTGGTCCACGTCAGAATCCACACGGGCGAAAAACCGTTTCACTGTGAAATGTGCGGTAAATCTTTTACGACCAATTCCAAACTTACGGTGCATAAACGTTGTCATACCGGGGAGAAACAGTTCCACTGTGAGATATGCGGGAAGTCTTTTATCCAGAATTCTAAACTGACAATCCATAAACGGACCCACTCTGGTGAAAAGTtgtttcactgtgaaatctgtttGAAATCTTTTTCTTCTAACAGCATCTTAACGAAACATAAGAGTTTACACTCTGGAGAAAAACGCTTCCACTGTGAAACGTgtggcaaatattttgctcagaaatcttttattattcacaattgtAGTCAGGTTGGGAAAAAACCCCTAACGTGA